The genomic window ATACAGTCTTTAATGGTAACCTAGCGGTTACTTTACTTGATACTATTTCTAATATTAGTGCTGTTTTGCAGAGGTTGACACccctattcattttatttttgctgccaaaataatttttgttaaagggTTATCACCAGTTATTTTAATGTCGTTACTGTAAGACGTTTGTGTCAGAAAATTAAGGagtaaaagttttaatatttgaatatagGAAATGGGCTCAGGTGTGAGATGTTTTTAATATCATACTGTATTTATTATAACGTTCAATACAAGTCttatattttgcaaataaaaaaattgaagagcTCAAAGTATATGCAAGCGAGTATAACCTTTATTTTCTTTTGTGTTTAGAAGCTTTTGGTGTTTCATATTTTTCTGGTCTTCACTTTAAGAAACTGAGAAAATTCTGGACCTAGCCATAAAACCTCATTGTGGTTACCCGAATGTAACACCGGCCTATTTGAGGTGACTGGTTAttcaacattttctgaaatttaaattttctaaaagaaaaaatttaCGTGTTTTTTCCTGCCCCCAGGTAGGTCACATAATTAACAATTAGTATGAAAAAATTTAGTTGAAGATttcataaataagtttttttataactGAAGCATTTTATGGAAAAGGCTAAGTGCTGTTAATGTGACTTCGAAAGATCCAGTACGTGTTGTACATTTGGTACGTGCGGTGCTATTTTATCCCGTAGGTTggtttcagaacatttatggcgAGGGACCTTTAAGGTTAGAGTGAGTTATAAACCACTTGGGTAACAACTAGGTGCTCATTTATTCGAATGGCTGCAACGGAAGTGgggaaaaaaagaagggggggggaggattaTTGTGAAATCAAACTTGCGACCCTTCTCAAACGAGAACGACGCATAACATCGTGTGAAATATTCTAAAATTTGGAATTATGAAAACTGTTCTAATAGTCATAGAATGATATAATTCTGACTGGGAATTAGTTGAAACTGCTCTACTTGAATCATTgaatttttctttttcagaaGTGCACAGATTTGTCAGTAATTGAAGACCTCGAATGTAAATAGTCATAGCGAGGGCAAATGTTTTTAAGAAGCTTTattctttgtgtttttttgtgaaCGAAACCATAGTTAACATACACATTCTTACGATGAACACTTAAAATCGGAATTTCAGTCTCACGAGGGtcgatttaaataatttcatggacatacgctattgctggcTAGTTGTGGTTGTCACATAATGGATCTCATGCATACCGGTTACATGCCGGGCATTTATAAGCTCTTTGAATGAGTGTTgcaaattgggggggggggggggggggtaattgatttgaaataatttcattgacTTGCAACATTGCTGGGGCTAAGGCGCATGTctattatattatttgtaatttatcttCCCCATTGCATAAAACCATTCAAAGAACCTTTTTGAGGGTTATTACTATGTACACACAAAGCCTTCACTTTACAGTAATTTAGTCAATAacttatacagtagaacctcgagaACCTCGATTATCCATGAAACGATTAACCGAGCATTCGGTTAACCGagttctcaattaaaaattaaactttggtggggggggggggggggggggggaccaagcCCGCGAAGTATAATTCATTAGGGAGGGACAAGAAaggagtaaaactaaaaactacaTATTAACGAACGGACAAAGAAATGGACTAGAATTGCTCGTGAGAAGAAATACTAGTCCGGGTTAAGCTGGATTAAAAGTACGGACCAACTGCCCTTCCAAAATACCTAACTACATTTTAATTCGATTACCCGTGATTTTCGCTTATCCGTGTTGATCTTTACCCCCATTACCCTggttaatcaaggttctactgtactcaTTTTGCGATTTATCGAATAGTTCTACTCATAGTGCGTGAAACTCAACAAGAACATACAGaaaattcatttggaaaccagttgccaaaatatagtgtgtaatactacaaggaaaatattgtaaattgGTCCGCGAATTTACTCTTATTTCTAATAGTGTGTAAACAAATGTCTGAGTCGCGCGTACGAAAATTTGGCTTGTAATTTTAGATTTCGGTTGATGTTTTATTTTAGCAAACAAATTTTGAACCGTGGAATAAATAATCCATTATTCAACAATTGGGTTTcattgttttattatgattattaatgttCGAAATTAATACTTGGATGTTTTTCAGGCAAAGttttagaaataactttaaatattttaggtACTGGGACTACGCAAAACATAAATACCCAGGAAAGAtaccaaacccagtattactgtgaacatttGTTTTAGTATATAGtatctttcatgtaaatgtacagaaatGACAggcttacaaaatattttgtagaattgtacaaatatatgtgtaattttacatgattatttcagatCTAATTACAACGTATTTTTCATGTGTGCGAGTGCACTGTTGGAATTTACAGTAAATTTGCGGActtttttttaacgaagaattcacctcaaataaacgaagagttcttcgtaatttcatagAACTAGATTTGCGTAGAAACTACGGAATATTACACTTCCGAATCTTTTATTTTTTCGAGTAGACAGGGCAAACACAATTGTGTATGGAATAAATGTGTTTCTGCACGAGTCTTAGtcaatttttgaatgttttcatcAATACTAAGATTGAACTCGTGGACCCGTGCTCACAGTGGGGAGAGGGGGAGACGTACCCGTGTGCGTGCGGATGTGTCCCTGCAGCAGCCACGGCCGCGAGAAGCACTTGCCGCAGTAGGCGCACTTGCAGCCCTGGTTGTGCGTGCGCACGTGCATGGAGTAGGCCGGCACGGAGACGTACACCTTGCCGCAGTGCGGGCAGCGGCGCGCCTTCTTGTCGGCGGGCGAGCGGTGCGTCTGGCGGTGGCGCGCCAGGTTGCTGGACGTGGAGTAGCGCTTGCCGCAGTCGGGGCAGGCGtgctgctcctcctgctgctgctgctgctgctgctgcagctgctgctgAGGCCGGACCAGCTGCCCCGCCGCGGCCGCCAGGCTCACCTCGGCCAGCTGGGTCAGGTTGTACAGCTCGTCCGAGCTGGGGCCCTCCGCCGTGCTCACGCTCCTCTCGGGGCTCATGTCTGCCAACCGACCACCGCGCCACTTCCCACACCGTCCACACATTGCAGCAAGTGAACGGGCTTTTCCAACCAACAGTTCCTTCAATAACTGATTCTTCCTAGAGAAACCACGCCGTATTTCCACTTCCGAGTTGTATATTTCGTTCTTAACAAAGGTGGATACAAGTGGAGTGTTCTTACTGTAgtcttaaatagttttttttagtgttttcttaatacaccaagaatattcttttgaaatTAATTTCCAAGTAATTTAAATCAGAGTCTGTAAATTTAAGAATATATCCgcaaatttacaaagaaaatggGAGGTAATATGGCTATAAGCTTATACGGTGAATGGGAGGTGAACATTTTTTAACGGTGTACACTTTGCCATCTCCATATTGCAAACACCGGAAAACATTGGTGCTTACATTgtatgtatgtcataagaaacctcagtgaagaacaaataatatgttttttgtttttttactgagttttattatgacatacagtgtaatcaGCATTGGCgtgtgtaaaaaaattgcatCCTTAAACAATCTCCCTTATTGAAAGAACCATTAAAAAACGTAATAAGCACACATTATAATGTCACTGTTTTATCaacgcatttttaaaatttttcgccttgaatttacgaagaacgctaagtataaataatttataaatttatcgTTTACTTCTGAAATATACGTGTATAAAGTTCACTTTGAACAAGAAACCACAAAAATTATCTTTATAGATAAGGaaataacattcaaaaactaGTTGCGATTCATACAAAAGTTCACTAATTTCTTCCACGTTTGCGTTTAACCCTGTTCATAGCGCAAAACAGAATTCGGAAGTTGAAATAAGGCGTAATTTTCGTTGAAAAAACCcgtaatttacaataatttctaacagtgcggTCTTCAATAATTTACCGACCAGTAAACACCTGTAAGTAGAGTTTTCAGGTACTAACATTTCACTCGTTCAGATTTAGAAAGTGGAACACCATTCGTGAACAGAAGCCGACGTGCATTGTTTACATCATTGAGTAGGTAATTGTCAGCAGATGGCGTGCCCTGACGTTGTTGAATTCACTTGCTAACTCGACATCTCCATATTgcaacacccaaaaaaaaaaaacattgcttggCCACGATTTTGGTTATCAAGCAGGAATTATAATTTCCGTCGTAAATAAAACTCAGTCACTTCCAGAACATACACTATATTAGTCTCCACAATGCGAACACTGCAATTGATCCAATGTTCCGGTCGTCCCGCAAACATGGCCGCTACCATACCACAAAAGCCGGCTTCACGCGGTATCCGTGAAGGTCATTCTTGTATGTTCACGCAGTTTCAGCTTGATTTGTTTGTTTGATAGGGTATTAAGTCGCACGGTTACGCACAGAGGCGTAAGGCAACGGGACCTCCAAAATTATAGTGGGCTCCGAATCACTGGGCTACAGAATCATTGCTCACAAATATGAGTCATGCCGAAGTGTTTGTATCCAACCTACGAGAGAACGACGTCTCACCTACCCCTCCTCCCAACCCCTTATCCAGCAACATGACGGCTCAACAAAAGACAAGGAAAGCGAAGTCGGATGGTTTAGCCTCATGGGCGAAAAACGCTGGATTAAAAGCGCTAGACAAATGTATCAAGTGACGTAACAAAAATACTTAcgccattaaaaataaaataaaatgcagcaATTATCTTTGTTACGTCACTGGACTTGACAGGTTCTGATTTTAAGGTCATTGTTAATATTGACTCAAGCATAGCGTTTACCACGTTACTGCACAGGCAAACGTTAAAACGGTTAATtacatgtgaagttaaaaaaaaatgctgaaggTTCACGAAGGCATGTATATTCAGGCGTATACTAAAGGATTTGTAAATCATCTGTTTACAGAGGCGAACGCGCTGAATTCGGGGATAGCATACACTTCACAAgaatgaaagccacaaccacaacctgAACATCTCCACACTTTACCGAAGTAAAtagttaggttaagttagttttGGTTAGTGTAATAAGTaatagatctttatttttttcccggGAGGGTAGTTTATATTAGGTTGTCATACTAAAATAAAAGGTTGGTTGGATAAGCGTTATTTAAAGTTACAAgacatacatttaaaatttatttttacgaagacaaaaaattgatatttgatAAGGAACCAAAGACACTTAAAGTTTACCAAATATCAGATCCTCACTGTTAATTCTTCGCGTTACATACAAAATGTTTACCAATGGATTATCAATTACTTATACCAGTTAGTGCTAGTTATCTTAGTGTGATCAGCATAAACCAAGCTAGAGTACCGCCTGCAAAGCGGGCAACCAGCGTGACAAATGAGTACACTTGTGTGACAACCATGCAGGCGCATTCAAGTAGGGAGTAAGACGTTACCTGGATAAACGCAGCAGCGTGAAGTGTAAAATAAGTATTCGTCGATACATAAACATAACATAAGATAAAGAAGCGTGAAATTGGCCTTTAGTGTCTATGCTGAAGGCCATTTCCAAAACCGTATTGACAGAGGGCACGCGATCTAATTTGAAGCTTGTTTTCTTTTCATGTGAAAACATATTACCAAATTTCCAGTGGTTTTCTGAATTAATCTGAATTTTTCAACTTTTTGTAGCCTTGTAATACTGCTACAAGCTTAGtgacttaaaataattttgtattagcAGTGAACTGGTTTTCAAAGGCCAAAAATGTTAATACTTTACTTACTTTGAAAGCTGAATTTATGTAACTATTGTTATTAAACTAGTACAAACTTGAATAAAAACGAATTTATAGAATGTCGAGTTATTACCAAAAGGTTTGGTCTCACAAACTTGTTcgttatttattatttctttgtcGTTGATATTATTTGAGTGCCATtcctgtaaattatttttccgGTAGCTCTCTTGCAATTTATGTTTTTTCTCAAAATCATTAACAGATATATTCTGGATATTAATTTTATGGATGTGGTTAAAATCTGTACGTTTGTCCAGGGTTATGACTACTTGCGTTACGATTTAAAGCTCTTGAAACAGTTTAGTAAATCTccggtgagaaaatttgtgacccaacaTTAAACGAAAAGAGCTATTgaaaacagaaaatataattaCAGGAAAATCCGTTAATACTAATGGCGAGAAAACAAAATAACTCAATAGGTGTGTGAGACCGAACCTAGAGTCAGTATGATAATCGTTATGTATTTCagatataattttacatttacatgtatatacatatatgtatacatgCTTAAGGTACTTATAAGGAAAaataacctctattaaaaaacgTGTTTTTAGTAGAATTACTTATATTGTTAGAAAGCAGCTGGTATAGGTTATTAATGCTGCAGTTATTCCCGATAATACTTCAATCTCTTAAATCTAATGAGTTCataaggaaaaaaaggggggttgtctgtaaagtcggtttacggacgataattttatgtgataacgtcataagaaaacattgatgaaaaattgcatacaaacaaCATtaccttttcacttcactttataaacagttgacaaaacagttcacgtgtaggttgtgtgctgccgctgtctctcttatACTCAGACGCATCGGCCGacagagtggaagagagatagatgcgtcacaagccgatcgtgcctctctatcgcttgtttcacgctctcgcttgcacgctcggctcaggcgaaacgtgacaatgagtaatgctttttcgtgcgtgcagccggagttcatcgatttataagacgttatcacgtcaaaaaattactaATACAGTAAGTCACTATAAACTCCAGATTCAACTAAGAGCAAGAGTTTATGCCTTGAAAAAGTGAAACTTGTCTGAGTTAACCAACACAAATCATTGTAGTTTGAGACTTTATACATCCAATATTGCTCCCACATTCCGCCCcctctctctctcaatctctctctctgtctctctttatctctctgtttctctctctcttcctcctccccccccccccccccaaaaaaaaaaaacaaaccagGTTTCTCAAGCGCCTTCGCCTGGAATGCCGCCACCCGAATAACAATATTTCGATTGCCTATACGCTAGGCGTTTGTCAGGGTAGGAATTCCTTCGCAGCATTCTAATACGTCACGTCGCATCATAAAAAATATAGTCTGTTTCTGTTTCGAATAACTTGTATTATATTTTACAGTTCTTAAAAGTAGTATTTTCCAAATGGCACCTGCAAAGCAACACACGATGTTTGCTTACGAAAGCTGTAACTACATTAAGTTTTTACAACCACTTTTGACAAAACAACGGTGGAAGAAGGATACTTAAACTACTGGAATCAccgaatttgagacaagttacatgaagCAAACTATAGTAACGCAGCACACCTCACGACTTTCCAAGATTAGTTAACGTGATGTATAAACAAACTTGTTTATGTTTTTGGTTCGGTTTTCGTTACGGAGCTTTTGTGAGGGTTTGTGTTTAATTTACGCCTTCCACcctcttaaattaactttaatttaccaacgtttcaggtttatttcccaattgagaactaaaaaaatattttttacagatgTAACTTAACTCGAATCTTAACGTATAAAGTACTATCTTTGTTTTACTTGGGAACTTTCACATATAATTCCTCGCGACTATATTGAAGTCACAAAAACAGACGagggcatgaaaaaaaaaatattctttaaatcaGAATCTTCTTTCAAATTAATCAACCACAATACTTGTCTTCTCATTGCGCATCAATTGTCCTGGCCTGAAACTGCTTTGCCGAAAattgtgaaattataattttcaacgaagaaacgTTAATTTTGATGACGAAAATGGGCAGAATTAGAACTAAATAATTTATCATAAACTACAATTCTTTGAAAATCCAAACAAAGTCCGATTCTATCATCTGCACTTGCATCGCATTTATTCTAAGTACGATTTAATGCACAGCACTCTCAAAAATTCTATCGTTTCTCAGTGTGctgaataaatttcaaaataatattaacaatacttTTTCCTGATATTATATACAGTCGataataaaattaatcagaaataatttttttgcaaatcgTGTCTTTGTGTCTAAATACGTACACTTACATCTAGTcctactaaatatttattgagcGATAATTGTTTTATTCAGAAAAAGTGATAGATATGTTATTCTATGAAATGTTTGGCTGAATAGAAAACCACAAGAGTCATCACCGAAGGTTGTGAGTACTCGCAACAGGCCCGAAGCTATCTTCGTCGAGGTGTGGGGTCACGTGGGTTTAAGCGGCAGTACCCCACGGGGTGCagtcattacttaaaaaaaaaaaacttagaaacacacaagatagaattttccACGTTATGCCAGTCAAAATTTATGTCGTTCTAACTTGTGGTAGATATAAGTTATTTAGCTTAGCGTCGTgtggttctaagttgtgtggttcggcgttgtgtgtttttaagttacgtgtttatacGTTATAACAGTAATTAGTTGTGTGTTCCTAAGTAATGATTTTCTACGTTAAGACGTTTCTACATATTGTGGATCGGCTTTTTAAGTtactaagttatgtgtttctaagttgtgtctAAGTGTGATTTTCTAAGTTACGGCATTTATAAATTGTGTGTTTCAGCGTTGTTTGTTTTTTAGTTATAATCGTTATAACTTATAACAGCTCAAAGTAATGTGGATGATTTCGAGGATTGTAAGTAATGACTGTTCTAAGCCCCGACCCCCGACGTCTGGGGTCGCAAGGGTAAGGGGGTGGGTGGAGtgtggagggggaagggaggCAAGGTGGTTCGGCGCCAGGCCATCGGGCTCCGGCAACAAGTGGAAGCGTCGCGACGCCCGCTACCACCCGGTGCGGCAGGAGAGAGAAGGAGATGCCACGAGATAAAGAGAAGGAAAAAGGAGAGCGAAAGGGGTATTTTTCTGGGGCAGTGCCATCCCGAATCCCTCACCACTGCCCCCTTTCCTCCACCGTAAAAAGCGTCCCGTGCCAAagcacccccttttttttacccgACTCTCGAAAATAAACTGCCTGAGCGCCGTGTGGCAAGGAGGTGAGGGTGGGAGGGGAAAGGGAGGAGGGGAGGACGGCAACATCAGATCCCCGCGCGCACCGGGAGGCTGCTGAAACTCActcacgccatcttggattcaacttTCATTGTTTACTTAGTTATGGAGCTCATCCTGATTAGCGCGTTAGTGCAGTGTGACTCAAATCAGTCTGCAGTTCGGTGAATAACACTAAACGTTATTTAAacgttttataaaataattaaaattacgtCGTAGATTTCACTGAACTAAAGTCATTATTGCTACGAaaaagtatgtatttataaaaatttcttaGTAAATAATAACACCAAAAGAAGTATCTATTGGTTCCGTGGGACATGACATGCTTTAATTATCGTCTCTCAATCTTAAATTAATTtacgaaagtaatttttttaatcctcACTGGAAAGTAGTTTAcactttaatatatataatatttatttaatatatatatttcagtcaAAAATATTACTGCAACGTTcctaaaactatttaaataactaaaatatgaaacaaataaaagATCATCTTGGCGTACAGAATCTTCTAAGATGTTTACTGTTGCTGGTACAGTTGGGTGCCATGTGGGATAGTAAAAATTTCAACTGTAATAATTTTCTTTGACTATGAATACATATGTAAAACAGTAACTGATGCCAAGTACTATGGATTTAAAAATAACGCTCGTAGTTATTTTGTTGTAGTTGTTTTCCGTTGGAGCCAGTTTTTGAGCATTATGATGCTACAGGGAAATGCATGAGGAGAGCCGAGCATGCTCAGTCCAAACATAGAACTGTCACAAACATCTGTCATTTTCGGTCGCAGCTGGCGCATTGTTGAAATGCGAACCCAACACCACCGTGCACCAAAAATACTTTCTGTACTAATACAAAagactcctttggaaaccatttgacaagaaacagtttgtaataggtactacaacaaagatattgtaactttgtacaacaagtggctatgattatttttgcacatacgaaataattttttcgagacaataccgagtatttcttacgaaaattggcacacaattttatatatttaaagtatGTTTCAATCAAGTGTGATGGTTTAACTATGGACAAGATATTCGAATATTCAACGATTTGACATTCTTTTGTTTtccgtgcttattaatatgcgcagttaatatttAGGAAACGGTTATTGGAAGTACTgagacaacacacagcataaatgccaAGGTAAAAATATGAACCCattgtattactgcgaacactattgtcTAGTGGTACagctgttttcatttaaatggacaaatttacaaatatacaaacatctgtaattttactgaatatttctgttccatttacgaaaataAATTTAGAGTCTATATCCACGTTCCAATACACTAAGTGTTTTCTATTTAAATACCAATGCATTTCAAATATGTTCTGCAGTAAATTTATGTTTTGCGTTTGAACATTGTGTTTGCTGCACTTTTTATTCTAATTAGTCGAAATTGCTTGCAATCAGTTGATATTCGCTGAGAATTTGATGTAACTTATCCATTTGAATCAGTGAAATCCTTGAGTTTGTTTCTGTCACCGAACGTCCTTGTTTTGTCAGTGGTTTTCACAAATTCTCCAGCGAGTTCCACTCTTCAATCTAAGTTTCATAGTGAAGAACACCGAGTCACCGGTCAGTAACCAATTGTTAGCAAAGTATTTCAGTTACTAACATTTCATTGGTTCAGATTATAAAAGTGGAGAACACCATTTTCAAACAAACGCTGATGGCATTATTTATATCGTGGAGTGAGGAATGGTCAGGAGAACACACAGTTAGCAATAACAGTAAATTAACAgacatttcaacgaagaatttgcctaaaataaacgaagagttccccgtaatttcagataaccggatcttcgtataaactacgagcgttgttttttatttatagacAGGGTAAACACACACGGGGAAgacgtagagttttttttttttcaaggtgtCTTTACAAGTTTTTGAAGTTTTGCTGATATAccgagattattcttgtggattcatgctCAAAGTAAGTGAACATAGTACCCACAAGTTTACAAAGTTCCGTAGAAAATTTGTAACCAGAGTTGTTCGTAAATTCAAGGTGAACAATGCATTTGGCCAGGCCTCATGAGTATGAATTAGAATTAACTGCTTTTCAACATAGTAactagtaagaaaaaaaatacagtcctTTGAAAGTGTTTCCATAGTGCAAAAGCTACACTTCGGCCTATGTTTTGCGTGTCCCTCAAACCCGTGGGGACCATCGCCTGGACAAACAGCAGCTCCACACAGTAGCCATTTAGTGACTCACTCATGTCCACCCCTGGTTCACACGAGCTGACTTCAACAGCTCTGTAGCCGAGGTTGGTCTCGTCACAGAAGACTGGGATCGGTATGCGTCCACTTCCATTGCGACGCGCCGGCAGAGGCCGCCCCACGTGGTCCCATTGTCAGTGCGGCGAGCTGCTCCCTGGAGGGTGTTGTGTCTGGCAGAACGTCTAAGTTTAGCGCGGGCCGGCGCGACCGCCATAGGGGTCCGCGGAGCACAGCAAGAAACGACTTCTTTCGTCCGCGACCCACCGCTCGCCGCGTGGCCTTcagtaacgaaaactgcaacgcTCAGATTCGATTGCAGAGACTTAGCGGGAGACGGGTAGTAACGAATAAAGTATTGTTGTATAGCAAATAGTAAATAATTTACCTAAATCAGAATGCAAACGTGCTTTGTTTCAATTTTTCCTTGGTTAATTGCCGCTGTGTGCGTACGTCTTTTCAAAATGATGGGCGTAGACCACCGGCGCAAGTAGTGTAGTCGAAAGAAAATATGGGCCCAAAAATAACACATCTCAATAATTGCAATAAAATTCATGAAAAACGAGTCAATGTAGTAAATGTTTGATATTCCATTTGTGATGCATTTGCTTTAATATGTTCTGAGTCTAAATTCAATCATCTGAAGAAACAAGACTGGTATCTGTCGGAGAGTACCATTCGTAAACAAATCCCGTGTGACTGAATATGAAATTTCTGTTCTGGGATCGTAAGACAATGGTGGCCTCGTGCGCAGAGGACAAGAATATGCGCTCCTAGAAGCTGCCGCGCCGGCGGCCTGCGCAGTGTCCTGCCTCGCCGCTGTTTACCGCCGCCGGGCCTGTTTACCCTCGCTGCACGCTGcacccccccccgcccccctacATCTCTCGCTGCACCGTGCGCACGCCCCTGCCGCGGCGTCGTGCTGCCTCCAGCCGGATGGGCTCGTGCGCCGGAAGTCGTTATAAAATATCACTCCTCGAGGTGACAGCCGTCCCTCCGGGGCGCCCCAAGCCATACAGCCATGCAACCCGTCAAACTTCCGCTTCCAACACCCTCCGATGAATGTGGTCGAATAATGTCGAAGTTCAGGAGATCTGCTATGACGTAGTTTAAGTCACTCtctacctcgccatcgccatattacAACACCTGAAAAACTGCTCAAATGGAACTTCAACGCGCCTGATGGTTAATAAGCattaattagaatctccgtcaGTGAACACAGTTACGGCATAAAAGTAGTACATAGCCTACATAAATGTATTTCCGAGCCCTGGAGTCGGAGTGAGATGCGAGGAGacggtccaccatattggattgtgaccatcaaggcggccatattgaatggccttgaccttgactaAGACTCGGTGTCCATCTTAAATCCGCCgtattggattccaccattttgactTATGACAtaaacgttgcaattttcttCACGTCCTCCAtattaaaaaaacagtaattattatcagaaaattatgggaaaaattaaaaaaaattatacactaagattttaataaaaatagttttgccatt from Bacillus rossius redtenbacheri isolate Brsri chromosome 1, Brsri_v3, whole genome shotgun sequence includes these protein-coding regions:
- the LOC134546205 gene encoding transcriptional repressor scratch 2-like isoform X2; protein product: MSPERSVSTAEGPSSDELYNLTQLAEVSLAAAAGQLVRPQQQLQQQQQQQQEEQHACPDCGKRYSTSSNLARHRQTHRSPADKKARRCPHCGKVYVSVPAYSMHVRTHNQGCKCAYCGKCFSRPWLLQGHIRTHTGEKPFKCPVCSKAFADKSNLRAHVQTHSSTKPHVCARCGKAFALKSYLYKHEESSCMRLPPPAKPSPPPPLLKLVGPLPPPPPLLKIAAAY
- the LOC134546205 gene encoding transcriptional repressor scratch 2-like isoform X1, whose protein sequence is MPRAFLITHRRYSAAPDHGWGVAALRRDAVRDMSPERSVSTAEGPSSDELYNLTQLAEVSLAAAAGQLVRPQQQLQQQQQQQQEEQHACPDCGKRYSTSSNLARHRQTHRSPADKKARRCPHCGKVYVSVPAYSMHVRTHNQGCKCAYCGKCFSRPWLLQGHIRTHTGEKPFKCPVCSKAFADKSNLRAHVQTHSSTKPHVCARCGKAFALKSYLYKHEESSCMRLPPPAKPSPPPPLLKLVGPLPPPPPLLKIAAAY